The Microbulbifer hydrolyticus genome has a segment encoding these proteins:
- a CDS encoding MFS transporter — translation MKKYLLEILMFSAYALFAASWVSGAILTPAIQASFGEEGFANATWGSNVITIAKIVGNLAAAALLVRLGAKRAFVLAIILIAAGGLGALAGSYGGWLLSRLALGLGGALAIVYFAPVVMHYFSAEERPLINGINAAAFNTGNLLALLSTTTLLAWLGSWQSVMVLYGVMVLALGVLWWLSAENFSLSGGGSKEEENYGFKQGIKESFNWWLPLAYCGVLFCYISVFALFPLIDGFAVASSHLSAVMIAAGMVGTVAGIIVTKRYALRLPVLRYAGLALVGFAALMVTSRDPLIAYTAAALAGFCMFLPMTALVTLPQELPGMTPGRITVTFAMFWSISYGVETVLMYGAGLLADMTGEPATAAYFAVACSASLFVFSFLLPESGKKVVVEKLEASDAAA, via the coding sequence ATGAAAAAATACCTGTTGGAAATCCTTATGTTCAGCGCCTATGCGCTGTTCGCGGCGAGCTGGGTATCCGGTGCAATCCTGACCCCGGCGATCCAGGCGTCCTTCGGCGAGGAGGGCTTCGCCAATGCCACCTGGGGCAGCAATGTCATCACCATCGCCAAGATCGTGGGTAACCTGGCCGCCGCGGCCCTGCTGGTCCGCCTCGGCGCCAAGCGCGCTTTCGTCCTCGCCATCATCCTGATTGCCGCCGGTGGCCTGGGTGCCCTCGCCGGCAGCTACGGCGGCTGGCTGCTGTCGCGCCTGGCGCTGGGACTCGGTGGTGCATTGGCGATTGTCTACTTCGCACCGGTGGTGATGCACTACTTCTCCGCTGAGGAGCGTCCGCTGATCAACGGTATCAACGCCGCCGCGTTCAATACCGGCAACCTGCTCGCGTTGCTTTCCACCACAACCCTGCTCGCCTGGCTGGGTAGCTGGCAGTCGGTGATGGTGTTGTACGGGGTAATGGTGCTGGCGCTCGGCGTGCTGTGGTGGCTGAGTGCAGAAAACTTCTCCCTGTCCGGTGGTGGCAGCAAAGAAGAGGAAAACTACGGGTTCAAGCAGGGCATCAAGGAAAGTTTCAACTGGTGGCTGCCGTTGGCCTACTGTGGTGTTCTGTTCTGCTATATCTCGGTCTTTGCCCTGTTCCCGCTCATCGACGGCTTCGCAGTGGCGAGCAGCCACCTCTCTGCGGTGATGATTGCCGCGGGTATGGTGGGGACTGTGGCGGGCATCATCGTCACCAAGCGCTATGCACTGCGCCTGCCGGTACTGCGCTATGCGGGGCTGGCGCTGGTGGGGTTCGCCGCGCTGATGGTTACCAGCCGCGACCCGCTGATTGCCTACACGGCCGCCGCGCTCGCGGGCTTCTGCATGTTCCTGCCGATGACCGCACTGGTTACCCTGCCGCAGGAGCTGCCGGGCATGACGCCGGGACGAATTACCGTCACGTTTGCGATGTTCTGGTCGATTTCCTACGGGGTGGAAACGGTGCTGATGTATGGCGCAGGACTGCTTGCGGATATGACCGGCGAGCCGGCCACCGCAGCCTATTTTGCCGTGGCCTGTTCCGCGTCGCTGTTCGTATTTTCTTTCCTGTTGCCGGAGAGTGGTAAAAAAGTCGTTGTAGAAAAACTGGAGGCCAGTGATGCGGCAGCTTGA
- a CDS encoding alpha/beta hydrolase: MRQLDPKLSEWLAAVNAQVAQLKAAGFEPTPISARESLANLTRNFVEPGPEMPVCETVVHGGEYAVPVRIYQPANTRPEGDADSAAIIYCHGGGHMAGSVSVYDPICRRFAEACGRTLISVEYRRSPENPYPAALNDLLSVVRHLGMALDRKNIAHNGRWILMGDSGGGALCASATRLLQHQPHTIDAQVLIYPSVDYTLQMPSIEENGRGYLLEKEKIQWYFENYLQGAENPRQVSPLHGEFTRNLPASLVITAEFCALRDEGVEYVRKVREGGANAEHLNFGDMIHAFLNVENLVPDACAQVYRHTAEFLRGV; encoded by the coding sequence ATGCGGCAGCTTGATCCCAAACTCAGTGAATGGCTGGCTGCGGTCAATGCCCAGGTTGCCCAGCTGAAAGCGGCAGGTTTCGAGCCGACGCCCATCTCCGCGCGCGAAAGCCTCGCCAACCTGACCCGGAATTTCGTCGAGCCCGGTCCGGAAATGCCGGTATGTGAAACCGTGGTGCATGGTGGCGAATACGCCGTGCCGGTGCGTATCTACCAGCCGGCCAATACCCGGCCCGAAGGTGACGCCGATAGTGCCGCGATCATTTACTGTCACGGCGGTGGCCATATGGCGGGCAGCGTGTCTGTCTACGACCCGATTTGCCGCCGCTTTGCCGAGGCGTGCGGTCGCACGCTGATCAGTGTTGAATACCGCAGGTCCCCGGAAAACCCCTATCCGGCGGCGCTGAATGACCTGCTCAGTGTGGTGCGTCATCTCGGCATGGCGCTGGACAGAAAAAATATTGCACACAATGGTCGCTGGATCCTGATGGGTGACTCCGGCGGCGGTGCACTGTGTGCGTCCGCAACCCGCCTGCTGCAACATCAGCCGCACACGATCGACGCCCAGGTGCTGATTTACCCGAGCGTGGATTACACCCTGCAGATGCCAAGCATCGAGGAAAATGGTCGCGGTTACCTGTTGGAGAAAGAAAAGATCCAGTGGTACTTCGAGAACTACCTGCAGGGTGCCGAGAACCCCAGGCAGGTGTCGCCGCTACACGGTGAGTTCACCCGCAACCTGCCGGCCAGTCTGGTGATCACCGCAGAATTCTGCGCGCTACGCGATGAGGGCGTGGAATATGTGCGCAAGGTTCGCGAGGGCGGCGCCAATGCCGAGCACCTGAACTTCGGCGATATGATCCACGCGTTCCTGAATGTCGAGAATCTGGTGCCGGATGCCTGCGCTCAGGTCTACCGCCACACTGCGGAGTTTCTGCGCGGCGTCTAA
- a CDS encoding HdeD family acid-resistance protein, whose protein sequence is MATENDPNLPGSSGASAPGQVNLSTRPLLRALADNWWIALVRGLFAILFGVLTFVWPGISLLSLVILFGVYSLMDGVVALYGAVTGRGKVSRSSLWWLLFVGITGIAAGIVTFVYPQVTALVLVIFIGAWALVRGIFEIIGAVRLRKEIEHEWLLIFAGLMSVLFGLVLLLKPGAGALALLWLIGGYAIVFGITLVWLALRLRKLARNAHDR, encoded by the coding sequence ATGGCCACAGAGAACGATCCAAACCTTCCCGGGTCCTCGGGGGCATCCGCCCCCGGCCAGGTCAATTTATCCACCCGCCCCCTGCTGCGCGCGCTGGCCGACAACTGGTGGATCGCGCTGGTGCGCGGCCTCTTCGCAATCCTGTTCGGGGTGCTGACCTTTGTCTGGCCCGGTATCTCGCTACTCAGCCTGGTGATCCTGTTCGGTGTGTATTCGCTGATGGACGGGGTCGTCGCGCTATACGGGGCTGTTACCGGTCGCGGCAAGGTCAGTCGCTCGTCGCTGTGGTGGCTGCTGTTTGTGGGGATCACCGGGATTGCCGCGGGGATTGTCACCTTTGTCTATCCGCAGGTGACGGCGCTGGTACTGGTGATCTTTATCGGTGCCTGGGCGCTGGTCCGGGGCATCTTCGAGATCATTGGCGCGGTCCGCCTGCGCAAGGAAATCGAACACGAGTGGCTGCTGATCTTTGCCGGACTCATGTCGGTGCTTTTCGGGCTGGTGCTTCTGCTAAAGCCCGGTGCCGGCGCACTGGCGTTGCTGTGGTTGATCGGTGGCTACGCCATTGTCTTTGGTATCACCCTGGTCTGGCTGGCGCTTCGCCTGCGCAAGTTGGCACGCAATGCGCATGACCGCTGA